DNA sequence from the Candidatus Planktophila sulfonica genome:
GCCGTGCGGACAAGGCCGCCGTATCCTGAAGTATCTCCGGTGCCTGCAGCGCCGAACATACCTGTCTGATCTTGAGTCATTTACGCCAGCAACCCCTTCATTTGGATTGTTGGCTTGGCATTAAGAGCAGCAAGTTCAACTTCCTTGATAATCGCTTCGCGATTTGGACCGAGCTTTGTATCGCCAATAAGAGTGTGTAGCTTGATGATTGCATCCATCAACTGCTCTGGACGTGGCGGGCAACCTGGCAAGTAAATATCAACAGGAACGATGTGATCGACGCCTTGAACGATTGCGTAGTTGTTAAACATTCCACCCGATGAAGCACATGCACCCATTGAGATAACCCACTTTGGCGCAGTCATTTGATCATAAATCTGACGAAGTACTGGAGCCATCTTCTGAGAAACACGACCTGCAACGATCATGAGATCTGCTTGACGAGGTGACGCGGAGAAACGTTCCATTCCGAAACGAGAAATATCATGTTTTGGCGCTGAACCAAGTGCCATCATTTCAATTGCGCAACATGCAAGACCGAATGTTGCTGGCCAGACAGAGCTCTTGCGCATGTAACCGGCAAGACCTTCGACAGTTGAAAGTAAAACTCCGCTTGGTAACTTATCTTCTAGGCCCACGAATTAATCCCATTCCAATCCACCGCGACGCCATACATATGCATAGGCGACGAATACTGTTCCGATAAAGATTGCCATTTCAACTAATCCAAAAAGTCCGAGCTTGTCGAAAGTAACTGCCCATGGATAGAGAAATACGATTTCAATATCGAAGACAATAAAGAGCATTGCAGTAAGGAAGTACTTCACAGGGAAGCGTCCGCCTTGAAGAGCTTGTGGTGATGGTTCGATTCCGCACTCGTAAGCTTCTTGCTTAGCGCGGTTGTAGCGTGCAGGTCCGGTGACAGCTGCAATTCCTACGGAGAATGCTGCGAATCCGAAGCCGATAGCGAAGATCACCAGAATCGGGATATATGGATTTGCGCTCACGTGCGAAATCTTAAGCGGTCGTTGTAGCCAATCAAACCGTTACGCCTTGCGGGCTTTGTGAACTGCGACAACTCCACCGGTGAGATTGGTCCAGGTGACATTGGTCCAGCCAGCTGCCTCGATTTGGGCTGCGAGCGCTTTCTGGTCTGGCCATGCCCGGATGGATTCAGCGAGGTAGATATAGGCATCTGGATTTGATGAAGTCTTGCGGGCGACCCACGGTAGGGCGCGCATTAGATAATTGGTATAAATAGTACGAAACGGACGCCAGGTAGGGCTTGAGAACTCGGCGACGACCAGGTGTCCCCCAGGCTTTACGACCCGAAGCATCTCAGCGAGCGCCTTGGCGGTGTTCTGGGTATTGCGAAGGCCAAAAGAGATGGTCGCGGTATCGAATTCATTGGCGGCAAAGGGGAGATTGAGGGCATCGGCCTTAGTGAAGGGCAGGTGCGGGCGGGCTTTGCGGCCTGCAGCGAGCATTCCCTCGCTGAAATCAGCTGGAATTACATCGGCGCCAGCTGCGGCTAAAGGTTCTGAACTTGAGCCTGTTCCAGCTGCTAAATCGAGGATCTTCTGCCCTGCACGCGGAGCGATGATCTTGGTGGTCGCCTT
Encoded proteins:
- a CDS encoding NuoB/complex I 20 kDa subunit family protein, producing the protein MGLEDKLPSGVLLSTVEGLAGYMRKSSVWPATFGLACCAIEMMALGSAPKHDISRFGMERFSASPRQADLMIVAGRVSQKMAPVLRQIYDQMTAPKWVISMGACASSGGMFNNYAIVQGVDHIVPVDIYLPGCPPRPEQLMDAIIKLHTLIGDTKLGPNREAIIKEVELAALNAKPTIQMKGLLA
- a CDS encoding NADH-quinone oxidoreductase subunit A, whose protein sequence is MSANPYIPILVIFAIGFGFAAFSVGIAAVTGPARYNRAKQEAYECGIEPSPQALQGGRFPVKYFLTAMLFIVFDIEIVFLYPWAVTFDKLGLFGLVEMAIFIGTVFVAYAYVWRRGGLEWD
- a CDS encoding demethylmenaquinone methyltransferase gives rise to the protein MSRANMDKNPDEVAAMFDGVAKRYDLVNDLLSLGRTKAWRKATTKIIAPRAGQKILDLAAGTGSSSEPLAAAGADVIPADFSEGMLAAGRKARPHLPFTKADALNLPFAANEFDTATISFGLRNTQNTAKALAEMLRVVKPGGHLVVAEFSSPTWRPFRTIYTNYLMRALPWVARKTSSNPDAYIYLAESIRAWPDQKALAAQIEAAGWTNVTWTNLTGGVVAVHKARKA